From Neobacillus sp. PS2-9, the proteins below share one genomic window:
- a CDS encoding 2-oxoacid:acceptor oxidoreductase family protein, producing the protein MQEEIIIAGFGGQGVMSMGQLIAYAGMLEGKGVSWLPSYGPEQRGGTANCAVVVSDEPVGSPLVTKPSTAIVLNNPSFDKFEPRVRSGGLLFLNSSLVVRTSERKDIQTIEINATDLANDLGNSRVANMILLGAFLERTKIVSEEAIIESLKKVLSAEKHHLIEINKQALKKGASLVEVKIS; encoded by the coding sequence ATGCAAGAAGAAATTATTATTGCTGGCTTTGGTGGGCAGGGTGTGATGTCAATGGGGCAACTCATTGCTTACGCTGGAATGCTTGAAGGGAAAGGTGTTTCATGGCTTCCCTCCTATGGACCTGAGCAAAGGGGTGGGACAGCGAATTGTGCAGTCGTTGTCAGTGATGAACCAGTAGGATCCCCACTTGTTACTAAACCATCTACTGCAATCGTTTTGAATAATCCTTCCTTCGATAAGTTTGAGCCGCGAGTTCGTTCGGGAGGGCTTTTATTTCTAAATTCTTCATTGGTAGTCAGGACTTCGGAGCGTAAGGATATTCAAACGATTGAAATCAATGCAACAGACCTCGCTAATGATTTAGGAAATTCTCGGGTGGCTAATATGATTTTGTTAGGAGCTTTTCTAGAGAGGACCAAAATTGTTTCGGAGGAAGCGATTATTGAATCTTTAAAGAAAGTCCTATCAGCTGAAAAACATCATCTAATAGAAATTAATAAGCAGGCATTGAAAAAGGGCGCATCCCTTGTGGAGGTCAAAATTTCTTGA
- a CDS encoding thiamine pyrophosphate-dependent enzyme has translation MTMKTVFRKTNGLTDKPTHYCPGCTHGVIHRLVGEVLEEMDILEDTIGVASVGCSVLSYEYFNCDMTQAAHGRAPAVATGIKRVLPDRFVFTYQGDGDLASIGISEVIHAAARGEKITVIFVNNAIYGMTGGQMAPTTLIGQKTATTPYGRTESVQGLPIRVSEMIATLDGAAYIERVSSHDVPHIMKAKKAIRKAFETQKKGLGFSMIEVLSTCPTNWGLAPHESLDWVKDNMIPAYPLGVFKNKEGGN, from the coding sequence ATGACAATGAAAACGGTTTTTAGGAAAACAAACGGACTGACTGATAAACCTACTCATTATTGCCCTGGATGCACACATGGTGTTATTCATCGCCTTGTGGGTGAGGTACTAGAAGAAATGGATATTCTTGAAGATACGATTGGTGTCGCATCTGTGGGTTGTTCAGTGTTATCGTATGAATATTTTAATTGTGATATGACACAAGCTGCACATGGCCGTGCACCTGCGGTAGCAACGGGAATAAAGCGTGTACTCCCTGATCGATTTGTGTTTACTTACCAAGGCGACGGAGATCTAGCCTCCATTGGTATAAGTGAAGTCATACATGCTGCAGCGAGGGGCGAGAAAATAACTGTCATTTTTGTCAATAATGCAATTTACGGGATGACTGGTGGGCAAATGGCACCAACAACCTTAATTGGCCAAAAAACAGCAACCACACCGTATGGAAGAACCGAAAGTGTGCAGGGTTTACCCATTCGAGTATCAGAAATGATTGCAACTCTTGATGGAGCTGCTTATATTGAGCGTGTTTCTTCACATGACGTTCCACACATAATGAAGGCTAAAAAGGCGATTCGTAAGGCCTTTGAAACACAAAAGAAAGGGTTAGGCTTTTCAATGATTGAAGTGTTATCAACGTGCCCAACTAATTGGGGACTTGCTCCTCATGAATCTCTTGATTGGGTAAAAGACAATATGATTCCTGCTTATCCTCTCGGAGTATTTAAAAATAAAGAGGGAGGGAATTAA
- a CDS encoding 3-methyl-2-oxobutanoate dehydrogenase subunit VorB: protein MGKVLMKGNEVIAEAAVHAGCKYFFGYPITPQSELVAYMARRLPEVGGLFLQAESEIAAINMVYGAAGTGVRVMTSSSSPGFSLKQEGISYLVGSELPAVICNIVRGGPGLGNIQPAQSDYFQVTKGGGHGDYNIPVLAPASLQEIVELTQDAFDIADRYRTPVILMGDGMLGQMMEPVEFREREKAIIDEKEWATTGTRGDGGPRIITSLELDAESLEQRNWKLQKKFATIKENEVRYETYQVDDADYIMVAYGTVARITMNSINQARQKGVKVGLIRPISLWPFPEKPFIETRDQVKAFISVEMSAGQMIEDVRLAVNGHAPVDFFGRTGGVVPTQEEIYDKIMTVAGGVNV, encoded by the coding sequence ATGGGGAAAGTGTTAATGAAGGGGAATGAAGTTATAGCGGAAGCAGCCGTCCATGCTGGTTGTAAATACTTTTTTGGCTATCCAATTACACCGCAAAGTGAACTTGTTGCCTATATGGCAAGAAGACTACCCGAGGTAGGTGGGTTGTTTCTTCAAGCGGAGAGTGAAATCGCGGCCATCAATATGGTGTATGGGGCAGCAGGGACTGGTGTAAGGGTGATGACTTCCTCTTCCAGCCCTGGCTTCAGTTTAAAACAAGAAGGAATATCCTATTTAGTCGGTTCTGAGCTTCCTGCGGTGATTTGTAATATCGTTCGCGGGGGTCCTGGTTTAGGGAATATCCAGCCTGCCCAATCCGATTATTTTCAAGTGACCAAAGGTGGAGGACATGGCGATTATAATATCCCTGTGTTGGCACCAGCAAGTCTGCAAGAAATTGTTGAATTAACACAGGATGCCTTTGATATTGCTGACCGTTACCGAACTCCCGTTATTTTAATGGGTGATGGCATGCTAGGGCAAATGATGGAGCCAGTGGAATTTAGAGAACGTGAAAAAGCAATTATAGACGAAAAAGAGTGGGCTACAACAGGTACACGTGGAGATGGAGGGCCAAGGATTATTACTTCTCTTGAACTGGATGCAGAAAGCCTCGAACAGCGAAATTGGAAGCTTCAGAAGAAGTTTGCCACAATCAAAGAAAATGAAGTCAGATATGAAACTTATCAGGTTGACGATGCGGATTATATCATGGTTGCCTATGGAACCGTTGCGAGGATTACGATGAATAGCATTAATCAGGCAAGACAAAAAGGTGTTAAAGTTGGTTTAATTAGACCCATTTCCCTTTGGCCATTCCCTGAAAAGCCATTTATAGAAACAAGAGACCAGGTGAAAGCTTTTATTTCAGTAGAAATGAGCGCAGGTCAAATGATTGAGGATGTTCGTCTAGCGGTAAATGGTCATGCACCTGTTGACTTCTTTGGCAGGACTGGAGGAGTAGTACCGACACAAGAAGAAATTTACGATAAGATTATGACGGTTGCCGGGGGTGTGAACGTATGA
- a CDS encoding 4Fe-4S binding protein, with product MEKRVVFNEEICKSCSLCVQVCPSNVIFLSDYLNGKGYRPAAVVDQEHCISCAKCAQICPDSVIAVYRPVKILQTV from the coding sequence TTGGAGAAAAGGGTAGTTTTTAATGAAGAAATTTGTAAGTCTTGTAGCTTATGTGTGCAAGTTTGTCCCTCTAACGTTATTTTTCTTTCAGACTATTTAAATGGAAAAGGATATCGGCCAGCTGCAGTTGTTGACCAGGAGCATTGTATTAGCTGTGCGAAGTGTGCACAAATATGTCCTGATTCTGTCATAGCCGTGTATAGACCAGTAAAAATCTTGCAAACAGTGTGA
- a CDS encoding metallophosphoesterase — protein MNRFTFFLIVSFFMLTSSSLTHAAEVTPTNHEIVRLRILETTDLHASLLNYDYYQTKVDNRIGLVKTATLIRKARKEVANSLLFDNGDHLKGNPLGEYLARIRGINKGKTHPVYRAFNYLKYDAIAIGNHEFNYGLKFLNAALKGTKMPVLNANVYSVKKNTPYFTPYVILKRNVVDQNGLQHELKIGVISFMPTQIMKWDKTNLEGKVFAKPIVDSAKEFIPIMKAEGADIIIALAHTGISNEPYNPESEDAVYYLTKISGIDAVLAGHSHSVFPGPVYKHLRNTNMETGTINGKPVVMAGAFGNRLGIIDLKLKKAAGKWIVIDAESKTIPIADETGKSLVPIDKGLYHLMKPEHQETVDFIKKLGL, from the coding sequence ATGAATAGGTTTACTTTTTTTCTTATAGTTTCTTTCTTTATGCTTACAAGTTCCTCATTAACTCACGCAGCTGAAGTCACTCCAACCAACCATGAAATTGTCCGTTTGAGAATCCTCGAAACCACTGACCTGCATGCTTCACTTCTCAATTATGACTATTATCAAACAAAAGTGGACAATCGGATTGGGCTCGTTAAAACTGCCACTCTCATCCGTAAAGCAAGGAAAGAAGTTGCTAATTCCTTATTATTTGATAACGGTGATCATTTAAAAGGAAATCCACTCGGTGAGTACCTTGCAAGAATAAGAGGAATTAACAAAGGGAAGACACACCCTGTTTACCGTGCTTTTAATTATCTTAAATATGATGCCATAGCCATCGGAAACCATGAATTTAATTATGGACTAAAATTTTTAAACGCTGCCTTAAAAGGGACAAAGATGCCTGTCTTAAATGCCAATGTTTATTCGGTTAAAAAAAATACACCTTACTTTACGCCATATGTAATATTAAAAAGAAATGTAGTGGATCAAAATGGATTACAGCATGAACTGAAGATTGGTGTTATTTCGTTCATGCCTACACAAATAATGAAGTGGGATAAAACTAACCTTGAGGGAAAAGTATTCGCAAAACCTATTGTTGATTCTGCTAAGGAATTTATTCCGATCATGAAAGCTGAGGGTGCTGATATCATCATTGCCTTGGCACACACCGGTATAAGTAATGAACCTTATAATCCCGAATCTGAAGATGCAGTCTACTACTTAACCAAAATATCGGGTATTGATGCGGTATTAGCTGGACATTCCCATAGTGTGTTCCCTGGACCAGTTTATAAGCATCTTCGCAATACGAACATGGAAACAGGAACAATTAATGGAAAGCCCGTTGTCATGGCAGGTGCTTTCGGTAACCGACTTGGGATTATTGACCTAAAATTAAAGAAAGCTGCAGGCAAATGGATTGTGATTGATGCAGAGTCCAAAACTATCCCCATTGCTGATGAAACGGGGAAATCACTTGTTCCTATTGATAAGGGCTTATATCATTTGATGAAACCAGAACATCAGGAAACAGTAGATTTTATTAAAAAGTTAGGGCTATAG
- a CDS encoding ArsB/NhaD family transporter, with protein sequence MSTQAIIAIGVFLITYAFIVTEKIHRTIIAMAGGIMMVLLGIIGQEKALHHIDFNTLGLLTGMMIIVAITSETGLFKYIAIWAAKKVKGDPLKILLALGTITALGSAFLDNVTTVLLMVPVTFSITRQLRVNPIPFLITEIIASNIGGTSTLIGDPPNIMLGSAVKELTFMAFIDNLTAISFFILFVNIAILALIYRKQLRTTAELKASLMDLDEKEEITDRTLLIKSLVALSLTILGFFLHQLFHIESATVALAGAFLLLLLTGEKYLDKSFGKVEWTTIFFFIGLFVLVSGLIETGVISLLADYSVHLTGGDVTSTSILILWVSAIASAFIDNIPFVATMIPMIKDMGELGINNLEPLWWSLSLGACLGGNGTLIGASANVIVAGLAAKEGHHITFGKFLLIAFPLMILSIVICTVYIYLRYLI encoded by the coding sequence ATGTCAACACAAGCAATAATCGCAATTGGCGTATTTCTCATCACCTACGCCTTCATAGTCACAGAAAAAATCCATCGAACAATCATTGCCATGGCCGGCGGTATCATGATGGTTTTACTGGGAATTATCGGTCAAGAAAAGGCCCTCCACCATATCGATTTTAATACTCTCGGATTACTGACAGGAATGATGATTATTGTCGCTATCACCTCCGAGACAGGTCTTTTCAAATACATAGCCATTTGGGCAGCAAAAAAAGTGAAAGGGGACCCATTAAAAATCCTTCTTGCACTTGGCACTATTACTGCCTTGGGATCTGCCTTTCTAGATAATGTAACTACGGTCCTTTTAATGGTACCAGTGACTTTTAGTATAACTAGACAATTACGGGTTAACCCGATACCTTTTTTAATCACTGAAATTATTGCTTCCAATATTGGTGGAACGTCGACTCTTATTGGGGATCCTCCGAATATCATGCTAGGAAGCGCAGTTAAAGAATTAACGTTTATGGCCTTTATCGATAATCTTACAGCGATTTCATTTTTTATCTTATTTGTGAACATTGCCATTTTAGCGCTAATCTATCGGAAACAGCTTCGGACAACAGCCGAATTAAAGGCAAGCTTAATGGACTTAGATGAAAAAGAAGAAATCACAGACAGAACTCTTTTAATTAAGTCGTTAGTTGCTCTTTCATTAACCATTTTGGGATTTTTCCTGCACCAGCTGTTTCATATCGAATCAGCAACAGTTGCCTTAGCAGGGGCCTTTCTGTTACTTCTCTTAACAGGAGAAAAATATTTAGACAAGTCTTTTGGAAAGGTTGAATGGACAACCATTTTCTTCTTTATCGGGCTATTTGTACTCGTTTCAGGGTTAATTGAAACAGGAGTTATTTCATTACTAGCAGATTACTCCGTTCATCTAACTGGGGGCGATGTAACCTCTACGTCAATCTTAATTCTTTGGGTCAGTGCGATTGCGTCTGCGTTTATTGATAATATCCCGTTTGTCGCAACGATGATTCCAATGATTAAAGATATGGGGGAACTTGGTATCAATAATTTAGAACCACTTTGGTGGAGCTTATCACTTGGAGCTTGTCTAGGGGGAAATGGAACATTAATCGGGGCAAGTGCCAATGTTATTGTAGCCGGACTTGCAGCAAAAGAAGGACATCACATTACATTTGGAAAATTCCTTTTAATTGCCTTTCCGCTAATGATCCTTTCTATCGTAATTTGTACCGTTTACATTTATTTAAGATATCTAATTTAG